In Chelonia mydas isolate rCheMyd1 chromosome 20, rCheMyd1.pri.v2, whole genome shotgun sequence, a single genomic region encodes these proteins:
- the LOC102938515 gene encoding cytochrome P450 4F22 isoform X5, whose protein sequence is MAGSHVCSNTGSPKWPHPTDCQGQNTEEGMQYVDELVGRYSHSCLWWFGPWFPILRLFHPEAVKPVLLESVAIAPKDYLFYGFLKPWLGDGLLLSNGPKWVRHRRMLTPAFHFDILKPYMKIFNQSTDIMHAKWRRLVASGSTSLDMFGQISLMALDSLQKCVFGYNSNCQETPSDYIAAILELSSLVVRRQHRLLLHCDFLYRLSPDGQRFRRACDTVHRFTADVVQRRHQALSRLGREAWLKSKQGRTVDFIDILLLAKDEDGQDLSDEDIAAEADTFMFEGHDTTASGLSWVLYNLACHPEYQERCREEIKDLMRDKESEEVEWEDLSQMPFSTMCIKESLRLHPPVTAVSRRCTEDIKLPDGRVLPKGNVCLISIYGTHHNPAVWPEPQVYNPHRFDPENSKNQPPLAFMPFSAGPRNCIGQNFAMAEMKVVLALTLLRFALRLDESRPVRRKPELILRSENGLWLHLEPLGPSRESRPPAPHS, encoded by the exons ATGGCTGGGAGCCATGTTTGCAGTAACACAGGGAGCCCCAAGTGGCCCCATCCAACCGACTGCCAG GGTCAGAACACGGAGGAGGGGATGCAGTACGTAGATGAGCTCGTCGGGCGCTACAGCCACTCCTGCCTTTGGTGGTTTGGGCCCTGGTTTCCCATTCTCCGGCTCTTCCACCCAGAGGCCGTTAAACCCGTGTTGCTGGAGTCAG TTGCCATTGCACCCAAGGACTACCTGTTCTACGGCTTcctgaagccctggctgg GGGACGGTTTGCTGCTGAGCAATGGTCCGAAATGGGTGCGGCACCGGCGCATGCTGACGCCAGCCTTCCACTTCGACATCCTGAAGCCCTACATGAAGATCTTCAACCAGAGCACTGACATCATGCAT GCCAAGTGGCGCCGGCTGGTGGCGTCAGGCTCCACCTCCCTGGACATGTTTGGTCAGATCAGCCTCATGGCCCTGGACAGTTTGCAGAAATGCGTCTTCGGCTACAACAGCAACTGCCAGGA GACACCCAGTGACTACATTGCAGCCATCCTGGAGCTCAGCTCCCTGGTGGTGCGACGCCAGCACCGCTTGCTCCTGCACTGCGACTTCCTGTACCGCCTGTCACCCGACGGGCAGCGCTTCCGGCGCGCCTGCGACACCGTGCACCGCTTCACGGCCGACGTGGTGCAGCGGCGCCACCAGGCCCTGAGCCGCCTGGGCAGGGAGGCCTGGCTCAAATCCAAGCAGGGCAGGACGGTGGACTTCATTGACATCCTGCTCCTGGCCAAG GATGAGGACGGCCAGGACCTGTCAGACGAGGACATCGCAGCTGAGGCCGACACCTTCATGTTTGAGG GCCACGACACCACAGCCAGCGGCCTCTCCTGGGTGCTGTATAACCTGGCCTGTCACCCCGAGTACCAGGAGCGCTGCCGGGAGGAGATCAAGGACTTAATGCGGGACAAGGAGTCGGAGGAGGTTGAATG GGAGGACCTGTCCCAGATGCCCTTCTCCACCATGTGCATCAAGGAGAGTCTGCGCCTGCACCCGCCCGTCACGGCCGTGTCCCGGCGCTGCACCGAGGACATCAAACTGCCTGACGGACGTGTCCTACCCAAAG GGAACGTCTGTCTGATCAGTATCTATGGGACGCATCACAATCCTGCTGTCTGGCCGGAGCCCCAG GTCTATAACCCACACCGCTTCGACCCAGAGAACTCCAAGAACCAGCCCCCACTGGCCTTCATGCCCTTCTCTGCTGGACCCAG GAACTGCATCGGGCAGAACTTCGCCATGGCGGAGATGAAGGTGGTGCTGGCGCTGACCCTGCTGCGCTTCGCCCTGCGGCTGGACGAGAGCAGGCCTGTGCGGCGCAAGCCTGAGCTGATCCTGCGCAGCGAGAACGGGCTGTGGCTGCACCTGGAGCCGCTGGGGCCCAGCCGTGAGAGCCGGCCCCCCGCACCGCACTCCTAG
- the LOC102938515 gene encoding cytochrome P450 4F22 isoform X6, producing MQYVDELVGRYSHSCLWWFGPWFPILRLFHPEAVKPVLLESVAIAPKDYLFYGFLKPWLGDGLLLSNGPKWVRHRRMLTPAFHFDILKPYMKIFNQSTDIMHAKWRRLVASGSTSLDMFGQISLMALDSLQKCVFGYNSNCQETPSDYIAAILELSSLVVRRQHRLLLHCDFLYRLSPDGQRFRRACDTVHRFTADVVQRRHQALSRLGREAWLKSKQGRTVDFIDILLLAKDEDGQDLSDEDIAAEADTFMFEGHDTTASGLSWVLYNLACHPEYQERCREEIKDLMRDKESEEVEWEDLSQMPFSTMCIKESLRLHPPVTAVSRRCTEDIKLPDGRVLPKGNVCLISIYGTHHNPAVWPEPQVYNPHRFDPENSKNQPPLAFMPFSAGPRNCIGQNFAMAEMKVVLALTLLRFALRLDESRPVRRKPELILRSENGLWLHLEPLGPSRESRPPAPHS from the exons ATGCAGTACGTAGATGAGCTCGTCGGGCGCTACAGCCACTCCTGCCTTTGGTGGTTTGGGCCCTGGTTTCCCATTCTCCGGCTCTTCCACCCAGAGGCCGTTAAACCCGTGTTGCTGGAGTCAG TTGCCATTGCACCCAAGGACTACCTGTTCTACGGCTTcctgaagccctggctgg GGGACGGTTTGCTGCTGAGCAATGGTCCGAAATGGGTGCGGCACCGGCGCATGCTGACGCCAGCCTTCCACTTCGACATCCTGAAGCCCTACATGAAGATCTTCAACCAGAGCACTGACATCATGCAT GCCAAGTGGCGCCGGCTGGTGGCGTCAGGCTCCACCTCCCTGGACATGTTTGGTCAGATCAGCCTCATGGCCCTGGACAGTTTGCAGAAATGCGTCTTCGGCTACAACAGCAACTGCCAGGA GACACCCAGTGACTACATTGCAGCCATCCTGGAGCTCAGCTCCCTGGTGGTGCGACGCCAGCACCGCTTGCTCCTGCACTGCGACTTCCTGTACCGCCTGTCACCCGACGGGCAGCGCTTCCGGCGCGCCTGCGACACCGTGCACCGCTTCACGGCCGACGTGGTGCAGCGGCGCCACCAGGCCCTGAGCCGCCTGGGCAGGGAGGCCTGGCTCAAATCCAAGCAGGGCAGGACGGTGGACTTCATTGACATCCTGCTCCTGGCCAAG GATGAGGACGGCCAGGACCTGTCAGACGAGGACATCGCAGCTGAGGCCGACACCTTCATGTTTGAGG GCCACGACACCACAGCCAGCGGCCTCTCCTGGGTGCTGTATAACCTGGCCTGTCACCCCGAGTACCAGGAGCGCTGCCGGGAGGAGATCAAGGACTTAATGCGGGACAAGGAGTCGGAGGAGGTTGAATG GGAGGACCTGTCCCAGATGCCCTTCTCCACCATGTGCATCAAGGAGAGTCTGCGCCTGCACCCGCCCGTCACGGCCGTGTCCCGGCGCTGCACCGAGGACATCAAACTGCCTGACGGACGTGTCCTACCCAAAG GGAACGTCTGTCTGATCAGTATCTATGGGACGCATCACAATCCTGCTGTCTGGCCGGAGCCCCAG GTCTATAACCCACACCGCTTCGACCCAGAGAACTCCAAGAACCAGCCCCCACTGGCCTTCATGCCCTTCTCTGCTGGACCCAG GAACTGCATCGGGCAGAACTTCGCCATGGCGGAGATGAAGGTGGTGCTGGCGCTGACCCTGCTGCGCTTCGCCCTGCGGCTGGACGAGAGCAGGCCTGTGCGGCGCAAGCCTGAGCTGATCCTGCGCAGCGAGAACGGGCTGTGGCTGCACCTGGAGCCGCTGGGGCCCAGCCGTGAGAGCCGGCCCCCCGCACCGCACTCCTAG